A window of Adhaeribacter arboris genomic DNA:
AAATCCCAGCAGATATTGCTGGAGTTTTTTTTACGCCGCTGCTAAAACTTGCTCGTTTATAAATACTTCCAAGGGCAAACCTAAATGCTTGTGCAGGCGGTAAATCTGTTGAATGGTAAAGTATCTCTTTCGGTTTAATATTTCCGATACGCGGGATTTAGGCCCAATAAATGGCTCTAAATCTTTATTGCTCCAACCCTTTTCTTCCATAATATATTTAATAGCATCAATCGGATCGGGTAGTTCAATGGAGTAATGCTTTTGTTCATAAGCATGCACTAAAGTAGTAAGTACTTCCAGCGCATCATCTAACTCGGAGCCTGGTTCGGGGTCCATGTCAAGCAACTTATCCAAGTGCTTAATGGCTTCTTGGTAATCATGCTCGGTTCTAATGGGGGAAATTGTCATCTGATTCTATTTATTTAAGATCAACAAAATAGCATCTTAATTTTACAAAATACTGAAACAATAAGTGTACATCTTGTAGTATATAAGTCTATATATGTATGAAAATTCATACATATACTGAACGAAAGAATCTGATTATAATCTTTTTATAAAAGCAGCCTTATTCAGTATTTGTTTAAATAGGTTAATTGTAAATCAAAATCGTGAAATTAAGAGAGAAGTATAGCCAATTGCAAGATGAGGAATTTGTACGGTCAATGGTGATTAAATCCGTTTATGGCTCGATGCAGCTAGAAAACCAAGGTGTTTCAATGGACAGATTACAACAAATCTACACCCAGGTGAATCAAGAAAGAAAGGCTATAGCAGAAAGAGAAAAGAAAAACCCTTATTGAAACACAATCTTAAAGCCAATTACCCCATAAAACAGCAGTTACTTATTGGTGAACTTGGAGCCTTCCTCTTCCGAGGATACGAGCATGGCCATAAAATCTTCTAATATTTTGCGCATAATAGCTTTATTAAAATAGTATGACCCATCAAGCTTATTTACCCTCTGAGCTTTTTAATAAGCTCTAAAATCTTTATATGTGTCTCTTGAGCCTCTATAAATTTTTTTTGCTCGTAGAGAGCATCTTTTAAACCAATATAGTTCTTAATTAGGCTTTCATAATTTTCTATTTCTATGTTGATTTCGATAGCTTTTGTGAACATCTCTTCTGCATCCGCATACTCTTCTTGTTTTCGTAGTATATTTCCTAAATTTCCATAATCACTTGCTATACCGCTTTTTCTTCCAAGTTCTTTTTCAATTTGCAGACTTTTTTTAATCATTTCTTTGGCTTTATCAAATTCCTCCTTTTTCTGAAAGATTATTCCGAAATTCCCATAAACAAGTGCTAAGCCTTCACGGCTTCCAAGCTTTTGGTTTAAAACTAAAGCCTTATTAAGCAGCTCTTCTATTCTATTTAAATTAACCTTGGTTTGACGAAAGTCATCTTTAGCTTGGAGTGTCATTGCTAGATTTACATAATCTAAACCAAGGCTTTCAGAATCTCCGAGTTGTTGGTGAATAATCAAAGATTTGTTAAGCATCTCTTCAGCTCCCACAAAATCTTCTTTGTATACTAAAATTTTTGCCAAACTACCATAATTCGCAGCTATGCCTTCTTGTCTTCCAAGTTTTTCTTCAATCTCTAAGCTATTTTTAAAAATCTGCTCGGCTTTGGACAAGTCAATACCATCGATATAAAGGTTTCCTAAACTTCCATAGGTTGAAGCCATTCCTGTTAGATTTCCGAGTTGATGGTAGATTTCTAAACTTTGAGAATACAGTTCAATGGCTTCTAGAATTTTACCTTGATTTGTAAGAAGATTCGCTAAGTTGCCAAGACAAGCTGCAATCCCTTCCTGGTTCTCAATCGTTTCGTAAAATTTTAATGCCTTCCTATACATTTGTTCAGCAATGGACCAATCCCCTTTGGCTAGATGAACTATACCTAAACTATTGAGACTAGAAGCAGTACCTTCATAATTATTTAACTTTTCATAGATTTCTAATGCCTTGTTATACATCTGTTCGGATTCTTGCCAATCTCCTCTGTCTTGAAGAAGATTTCCTAAAGTTTTCAATGCATATGCTTCGTTTAAATTGTCTTTTGAATCACGAGTTAACTTTAGTACTTTTTGTACCATGTGCAGCGCTTGATCAATACGGCCAATCCTAGTTAAAAAATTAGCATAATTTAGTAGCTGGAATACACCAGGCTCATTAACTAATGCTTTAGAAAATTCAATTTCAGCTTGTACTAATTGCCCATTGTCAGCAAGTTGCCAAGCATTTGTTATTCCTTCAACTATCTCAGTGGTTACATTTAACCTATAACTAGAAATTTTTTCTTCAGGTGTAGTAACATTGGGTACATAACTGGCGTCTATGATTTTTGAAGTAGTAGGCGTGCTAATTATTTTGTCACTCTTTGGTAGATCAGTTAAATCATTTATCCATATTGCTAAATGATTTTCAAGTATATTATTGAATTCACGTGTAGTAGTAAAGGTACCATAGCCAAGTATTTTCTCAGTAGTCTCAAATTTCTTTCTAAAAGCTAATACTTTTTTTAACTGGGGACCCGCATCACTTAACTGATTAGCGTTACTAATGGACTTAAACAATACAATAATATCTCTCATTGGGAATTCTTTACTATCATAGCATTCCCTTGCCACATTAAATTCTTCCTCAGTTCCGGAGGTTGCATTATATGCATTTTTACCGGGATTAGAACCCCATCGATCATGTAATACCATTATAAAATAATCACACTTTCTTATTTCCTCATTAATGCGAGCCTGAGCTCTTCCCATACCAGCAGGCATTTCTTCGTAACGTATTGCTTCAAATATTACTCCTCTGCGTTTAGCTTCCTTGGTATTATAATTTTCAATTGCCTTTTTAAAACTATCGCGTTCTTTTTTAAGATTTCCAGGAGAAGCAATGAAAATTTTATACCCTTTAAGTTCAAATGACATTAATTAGATTTTACAATAATTGAAAGATAGACTATGTACCCCTTCTAAATATAAGCATTTCTTCAATTAAGCTAAAAGTTTCTATAGTTAATTTAAGATAATCTTAAGTTAACTATAGGAAATAGTTCGAAATTTCCGGAATATATCCCCGAATTATTATCTTTGTATCGCTAGATAAATCAGTGGACCAGATGCCACTTTAAAACTATCTGAAGTTTTTAGGATGGTATTTTTATTTATAGGAAAGTTATTTTTGAGTCAATTTTTACAAACAAAAAGCCTTGCAAATCAATTATTTACAAGGCTTTTTTGTTATAAGTACCCAGAGCCGGGGTCGAACCGGCACAACCGTGAAGTTATTGGTGTTTGAGACCAACGCGTCTACCAATTCCGCCATCTGGGCAATTTGTAGCTTCCTTTCGTAAGCCAGGCTGGGTTAAACGGCAGTAAATCCGCGGCCATTGTTTTACGATTGGGTTGCAAACTTAGATAAACTTTCGGGAATACGCAATAGATTTTTATTCCTAAAATAATAAAAATTCACCTTGTTCCCCGAAGTTATAGGTTACGGCCTGCTTGCTCAGAAATCCGCGATTTCGCTAAATTTTTTTCAACTTTATAACCTTCCTACTTTTCAACCTTTAAACTCAATTTAACCTGTAACTTGCAACCTGTAACTTGCAACCTGCAGCCCCTAACATGCGCCTTGTTCATCATCCGGTTTTGTGCAATTATTACGTGACGTACCGCTGTAATGCCCGGTGTTCGTTCTGTGATATCTGGGAAAAGCCATCGCCGTACATTAAATTAGCCGATGTAGAGCAAAACCTGCGGGATTTACGGGAACTCGGCGTGCGGGTAGTAGATTTTACCGGCGGCGAACCTTTGCTGCACCAGCAAATAGATCAGTTTTTAGGGCTGGCACACGACCTGGGTTTTATTACCACGCTTACTACTAATTGCCTGTTATATCCTAAATGGGCGGAGCGCTTACGAGGGAAAGTAGATATGCTGCATTTTTCGCTGGATGCGGCCGATAAAGACTTACACGACCAGGGCAGGGGAGTAGCTTGTTTTGATTTTGTGCAAGAGTCAATTCAAATAGCGAAAGCTTTAGGCGAACGGCCCGATATTTTGTTCACCGTTTTCAGCGAAAATATCGACCAGGTAGAACGGGTGTATACTGAGATAGCTTTGCCTAACCATTTAATGCTGCTCCTGAATCCGGCCTTTTCGTACAATACCGTTGAAACCGGCGCACCTTTAACTCTCAATGAACTAAATTATCTTTCGACATTTGGCAAGCGTCGGAACGTATATCTAAACGAAGCTTTTATGCAGTTGCGGCGGGAGGGTGGCAATCATATTACCGCTCCGGTTTGCAAAGCCGCCAGCACTACGCTGGTTATTTCGCCGGAAAATGAATTAATTTTACCTTGCTACCATTTGGGCCAGCAGAATTTTCCGATTGACGGGAATTTAAAAAAATTATACCAATCCGAGGAGGTACGGCAGCTAATTGCATTAGAGGGGCGTTTGCCGGCTTGTGAAGGTTGCACCATTAATTGTTACATGCAGCCTAGTTTTGCCGTTGAGTTAAATTCTTATTTCTGGAAAGCCTTGCCCAGCACACTTAAATACAATTGGCAAAAAGGCACCTGGAAGCGGTTGCTAAAACAGGCAATTACCTGAATCGCGGATTTTCGCCGATTATACGGATTATTCAAATTACTTTTTAATGCCTCAGGTAAAACAGGGAAGTCAGTTAGCTTAATACTTATGTAGGTTGTTGTTTTTGGCAGGATAATGTAATCATCCCTAACCTCCTTCGAAGGGGGACTATCTTCTTAACTGGACAATCCACTACCCTCAACCTCTCCTTATCCAAGGTGAGGAGCTTTTTTACATTTACCAATTTCCATGTGCCAGATCTGGTTTGTTATTTCTCTTTGGTAATTTCTCTTTGGTAATTTCTTTAGAACGCAAAACCTTCTTAAAATTAAATTTTAAGCCAAAGTTTGTAAACAAAAGCTCCCCGCCTTGGATAAGGAGGGGTTGGGGGTGGTTGATTGTTAAGCCCAGCAATTACTTAACAGTCGTACCTCCGAAGGGGCCTTTTCAGGATGGCTCTTTTCTTAACATATCTCGTTACCAAAATACTTAGGACAACGGCATAAAAACGGTTAGAATTTTATATTGGCTCCACTGGCAATTCGTACAATTCGGCGTAATCATGGATTAATCTGGCATTTGATTGCGCATATCCTTTCTCCGCCAGACTCAACAGACTATCTTCCCCACCCCCGCTTATAATATCAATGTAAATGAATGAAGCTGCTTTTTTTAAAATGACTATGTTCAGGTGAGCGGTCAGGTCTATCAGAAGAAGATTGTTACTTATAAGAATGGACATATCTTCGCCGTGGTTTTCGTAATCAAATTTTCCATCCTTAATTAAGTAATTTACCAGTTGGTCTAAGTTCGTATCTGTTAGTTTTAACTTTAAGGTTGTCATTATGATTGCTGTTAAGTGGTACTTGGTTGGGTTAAAACCTCCAGGGGCTGAATACTAAAGGTAAATGATTTCAAAGTAAAAGAGGCAGCAAAGGCGGTATTATTGAAATTCAGGTGATATACAGGTATAATACTTCGGAAAAATTTACTTGATTAAGGTTCATTTGTCAATAGCAGTACCGCTAAGCTTTTTCTTTGGCTTTCTAGTTTACAATACGTATCTAGGGGTACTTAAAAAATCTTAATCAATTCGGGCATGTATCCTACTTTGTTAGCTTTGCACTCCTGGGTGCGGTGGTTGGTTTTAGCAAGTTTGCTTTTAGCGATTTTTACGGCGTATAAAGGTTGGTTCACGAATAAAACATTTACCCGAACCGATAATTCTATCCGGAACATCGCCACCAGCTTGGCGCATATTCAAATACTACTCGGGCTTTTTTTGTATTACCTGAGTCCGTTAACCACTTATTTTTTGCATTATTTTAAAGATGCCGTTCATCAGCGAGAATTCCGGTTTTTTGGTATGGAGCACAGTTCCGTCATGTTTCTAGCTCTTGTTTTAATTACCATAGGTTCGAGTAAAGTGAAACGCTTAACTACCGACAAAGAAAAATTTAAAACTATGGCGATTTGGTTTACCATTGGGCTGATTCTTATTTTTTCGTCTATACCCTGGGCATTTTCGCCGTTAGTACACCGGCCTTATTTTAGAGTTTTTTGGTGAGAGAGGTTTTTTAGAATGTGGCAGTGGCTGAATTGGGCTTTTACAAGCTATCATATTTATTACTAGATAGAAATTTGTAAAAAGGGGAAAGAAATCGTTAACTGCTTTTACTTGGAGCCTTTTCAAGTCTCCATTCATTGGCGCTGATGCGATGGAACGGTAACCCGTTTGCCTCGTGGCCGGCGGGCCTCGTTTGGCTCTTCCGGGCGGGAACGTGCGCAGCACGCCCCTACACGTCGGAATGCTAAAGCACCGGAACCTTAGAAGGCCCTCCACCGCCAAACTGGTGTCAGTTTTACTTAGCTACTGTTTCTGCTAAATAACGGTAGTTGCATTTATAATAGAATCTATTTTGTTTCTGGTCGGTATAATATAGTACGCTCAGGCGGATGTTGAAATTAGATTTATTTTGGAAAACTTTTTTGGTGATTAGCATTAATAAAAAAGGCTCGTTTAAGTAACGAGCCTTTTTTGTGAAAGTGGGAAATTTTTAATAGCCGGGGTTTTGGGTTAAAGTATTTTGTCCGTTTACCTTGCTGTTAAATATTTCCTGCAGCGGAATGGGGAAGTATTCGTGTTTACCCGGCACAAACTGCACGCCGGCCAGGTAAGATCGCTTCTTCGATTCGGTGGCGTAGTAGTTGTTCAGGGTTACGGCGGCAATGCCCCAACGGACTAAATCAAACCGGCGGTGGCCTTCCATCCCAAATTCCAGGCGCTCTTCAAACTGCACGGCTTTCCGGGCTACGGCCTGATCGGTCCAGGGAGCACTATACTCGTTGATAACGTATTGGGCGGCTGGTGTACCATCCGCATTTTTTACATAACCGTCGGGGTTAGCGGCTCTTCTTCTGATTTGGTTGACGTAGCCACGGGCGGCTTCCAGATTGCCCAACTCTGTTTCCACTTCGGCTAACCACAATAATACGTGCGAATACCGGATCAGGCGGTAATTATTCGCGTTTAAGCGCGGGTTGCCGGCAAAGGTATTGGTGCCCACATCGGAACGGTACATAACGTGTTTTTTCGGCGAGTAAGGACCACCGTAGGCTTGGTCGCGCACGTAGGTTTTGCCCGGATGCACGCCCCAGTCCAGGAACGGAATGCCCCGGCGGCCAACCGTCCAATCGAGGCGGGGGTCTACGGTGCCGTTATAAGGCGTAAAAGGTTGCGTAGCTTCAATGCCCTGGTCGCTGGTTACGTCTTCGTTGTTAAAGGTATCCAGTAGGGGTAAGCCATCGGCTCCGGTTTTAAAGGCATTCACCAGGTTTTGTGAAGGCTGGAAGAAACCGCAGCAAGTGGTAACGCCACCACCGCCGTACGGATAATTTAAGGTAGAACCAATATTGCCGTTTTCGCCGCCGGAAGCCCCATCGTTCACGGAGTATTGCACTTCAAAAATAGACTCGGCGTTGTTGTTGGTTACCGCCCGGAAATTATCGTGGTAACGGTCCATTAACCGGAATTGGTTGCTGGCGACAATAGCATCGAGCAAAGTCTTTGCTTCGGCGTATTTTTTCTGGAATAAATAGGCTTTGGCCATGGTGGCACCCGCGGCCCATTTACTTGCTCTACCCACTTGCGTTTGCTTTACCGGCAGGTTCTCGTACGCAAAAGTTAAATCGGCCATAATTTTAGGCCAAATATCTTCGGTATTGGGTTTTTTGGTGCTTTCCAGATCGTTGGGGTTGTAGATGGTTTCGTCGATGTACGGCACCATGTTAAACATTTTCTTCAGTTCGAAGTGGTAATGTCCCCGTAAAAACCGGGCTTCAGCCGTAATTTGCAAACGTTCGGCATCGGTAACATCGGTAACTTTCGCTAAAGTTTGTAAAACATCGTTGGTGCGGGCAATCCCGTCGTACATTCCCCGCCACTTGCCCCGGAAATAAATATTATCCGAAGAGATATTCCCTTGCTCAATTAAAGAAATAGGAGGTTGATCGCCGGCTATTGTTCCTTTATACGCATCATCCGAAGCCACACTGCCATATACCCAGTTATCGGCCCCTACCTGGTAAGAACGATACGCTCCTTCGGGCGTAGCCCAGCCATCCAGCAAAGAATAAGCGCTAACTAATAAGGAATTAACTCCTTTATTGGTGGTTAAAGCGTCGATCGTGAGAGCGGCTTTCGGTTTTACGTCCAGAAACGAATCGGAGCAGGAGCTTAATATACTGAGTAAAATGCCGCTGCCTATAATTATACTTCTTTTCATTTTTTTAAACTTGTTTGATTTATACAAAAATTAAATCAAGTATCCTTAAAAACTTACATTTAAACCCACCAGGTATTGCTTAGCAATCGGGTAATTACCGCCATCCACGCCAATTTGGCGGTCGTTGCCGGAGGTATAATTCCGCAGGTTCACTTCGGGATCCATACCGGAATATTTAGTGAAGGTAAATACGTTCTGACCTTGCACGTACACCCGCACCGAACCTAAACCGATTTTAGAAACAAGCGGACCCGGTAAAGTATAGGTAAGCTGAATGTTCTTAAAGCGGAAGTAAGAACCGTTTTCGAGGTAATAAGTGGAAGGCAAAATACTTACCTGGTCGCTGGAGGTTAACTGCGGCAGCACAGCATCGGTTTTGCCGGGGCGCCAAGAATCGTATAACATGCGCTTGCTGCGGTTACCCCCAAAAGTTGGGAAATCGGTGAAGTATTTCACCATATTAAAGATCTGGTTGCCTTGTACTCCCTGGCCAAAAACGCTTAAACCAAAGTTTTTATAATTTACATTCAGGTTAATACCATAGGTAAAATCAGGGTGCGGACTGCCGATAATAGATAAATCTTTAGAATCAATTACGCCATCGCCGTTTACATCGCGGTAATGGAACCGACCAGCTTTATTTTGATTTACGCCGAGGTTATTTTTAGGAGCCGCCGCTGCTTCGTCATCGCTCTGGAAAATACCATCGATGGTATAGCCAAAGAAGGAAGATATAGGAAAACCTTGCTGGGTTACCACAATGTTCTGGATCCGTTCATCATTCAGGCCAAAGTACTGCGTATTCGGGTCGCCGGTGGTTTTAATTACCTCGTTCCGGTAGGTACTCAGGTTACCGCCAATGCTGTAAGTTAATTTTCCTTCCGCGGCCTGGCCGTTGTAAGTTAAAGCCGCATCTACCCCGCGGTTGCGCATAGAACCAATATTTTGGAACGGAGTTACCGCTACGCCCGAAGTAAGCGGCGCTTGCACCGGAAAGAGCATGTCGGAGGTAGTACGGGTGTACCAATCAAAGGAAGCATCAATTTTATCGTTTAATAAAGAAAGGTCTACGCCCACGTTCGTAGCCGTGGTGGTTTCCCATTTGGCGTTGGGGTTACCAAATTGCGTTAATTCATAACCGGGTATAGCCGTAGTGCGGGTACCGCCTAAATCGTAAAAAGAAGTAATAGGGTTAGTGGCGTACTGGGTAATAGAGTTGTAATTACCAATTTCCTGGTTACCGGTTTGGCCCCAACCTACCCGTAGTTTCGCCCGGCTTAACCAAGAACCCCAGTTTTCCGCAAAATTTTCTTCGGAGAACACCCAACCCGCGCTGGCCGCCGGAAAAT
This region includes:
- a CDS encoding helix-turn-helix domain-containing protein; translation: MTISPIRTEHDYQEAIKHLDKLLDMDPEPGSELDDALEVLTTLVHAYEQKHYSIELPDPIDAIKYIMEEKGWSNKDLEPFIGPKSRVSEILNRKRYFTIQQIYRLHKHLGLPLEVFINEQVLAAA
- a CDS encoding tetratricopeptide repeat protein, which translates into the protein MSFELKGYKIFIASPGNLKKERDSFKKAIENYNTKEAKRRGVIFEAIRYEEMPAGMGRAQARINEEIRKCDYFIMVLHDRWGSNPGKNAYNATSGTEEEFNVARECYDSKEFPMRDIIVLFKSISNANQLSDAGPQLKKVLAFRKKFETTEKILGYGTFTTTREFNNILENHLAIWINDLTDLPKSDKIISTPTTSKIIDASYVPNVTTPEEKISSYRLNVTTEIVEGITNAWQLADNGQLVQAEIEFSKALVNEPGVFQLLNYANFLTRIGRIDQALHMVQKVLKLTRDSKDNLNEAYALKTLGNLLQDRGDWQESEQMYNKALEIYEKLNNYEGTASSLNSLGIVHLAKGDWSIAEQMYRKALKFYETIENQEGIAACLGNLANLLTNQGKILEAIELYSQSLEIYHQLGNLTGMASTYGSLGNLYIDGIDLSKAEQIFKNSLEIEEKLGRQEGIAANYGSLAKILVYKEDFVGAEEMLNKSLIIHQQLGDSESLGLDYVNLAMTLQAKDDFRQTKVNLNRIEELLNKALVLNQKLGSREGLALVYGNFGIIFQKKEEFDKAKEMIKKSLQIEKELGRKSGIASDYGNLGNILRKQEEYADAEEMFTKAIEINIEIENYESLIKNYIGLKDALYEQKKFIEAQETHIKILELIKKLRG
- a CDS encoding radical SAM protein, which codes for MRLVHHPVLCNYYVTYRCNARCSFCDIWEKPSPYIKLADVEQNLRDLRELGVRVVDFTGGEPLLHQQIDQFLGLAHDLGFITTLTTNCLLYPKWAERLRGKVDMLHFSLDAADKDLHDQGRGVACFDFVQESIQIAKALGERPDILFTVFSENIDQVERVYTEIALPNHLMLLLNPAFSYNTVETGAPLTLNELNYLSTFGKRRNVYLNEAFMQLRREGGNHITAPVCKAASTTLVISPENELILPCYHLGQQNFPIDGNLKKLYQSEEVRQLIALEGRLPACEGCTINCYMQPSFAVELNSYFWKALPSTLKYNWQKGTWKRLLKQAIT
- a CDS encoding RagB/SusD family nutrient uptake outer membrane protein; translated protein: MKRSIIIGSGILLSILSSCSDSFLDVKPKAALTIDALTTNKGVNSLLVSAYSLLDGWATPEGAYRSYQVGADNWVYGSVASDDAYKGTIAGDQPPISLIEQGNISSDNIYFRGKWRGMYDGIARTNDVLQTLAKVTDVTDAERLQITAEARFLRGHYHFELKKMFNMVPYIDETIYNPNDLESTKKPNTEDIWPKIMADLTFAYENLPVKQTQVGRASKWAAGATMAKAYLFQKKYAEAKTLLDAIVASNQFRLMDRYHDNFRAVTNNNAESIFEVQYSVNDGASGGENGNIGSTLNYPYGGGGVTTCCGFFQPSQNLVNAFKTGADGLPLLDTFNNEDVTSDQGIEATQPFTPYNGTVDPRLDWTVGRRGIPFLDWGVHPGKTYVRDQAYGGPYSPKKHVMYRSDVGTNTFAGNPRLNANNYRLIRYSHVLLWLAEVETELGNLEAARGYVNQIRRRAANPDGYVKNADGTPAAQYVINEYSAPWTDQAVARKAVQFEERLEFGMEGHRRFDLVRWGIAAVTLNNYYATESKKRSYLAGVQFVPGKHEYFPIPLQEIFNSKVNGQNTLTQNPGY